Below is a window of Pirellulales bacterium DNA.
AGCCACGACGGCCGATCAGGAATTCTCGCTCGGTCAATTGACGCCGACGTCCGAGATGTGGCTCTATCAGCAGTCGCTGCGCCGTTATAGCGATCCGCAGGCGGCCGTGCGGCGGCGCGCCGAATTCGAGGCGGATCAACGCCAGGCACGATTGGCCGCGCAGCGCTGGTTCGGATATTCGAATTCGCGTCCGACCGTCAGCCCGACGCCGTTCACCGGCAATTATTCGCCGATGTGGACATCGAACTCTCCGTACAGCACCGAGTGGCGCGGAGTGAACTCGGCGACGATCGTCGTGCCGATGGCACCGTCCCGATCGACGGCGGCATACGGATTGTGGTAAGCGGCTGGCAAAGAAACGCTGGCTGCCGACCTACTTCTTTTCGGCGTTGCAGATCGGTCCGGCGCTCGTGGCTGGACTGGTGGCGGCGTTGAACGCTTGCACCGTGTCGTCCAGTTCGCCGTCGAGTGTGCCGGTTTCGCGATGCACCTGAGCGAGCGATGTATCCGGACCACGATAATTCTGGTCCAGGAAATACGCGTACATCACGGCCATCGAGTCCTGATCCTCGGCCGTGGTGTTGTTGTAGATGCTGACCAACTCGTACTCGTGATCCCGGTAGACCGGGATTCCCGCGGCGCTTGTGAAGTATTCGACGTCCGCCACGCCGATCCCCTCGGACACATTGCGGACGTGGCTTTTGAACAAGCTCTGGTCAGCCGTCACGTCGCGCAATTCGAGCGATTCGGCGAATGGGTGGATGTGTACCGCGAGGAAGTGCAGCGTGGTGTCGAACGGCAGGGCCATCATCTTCGTGACCCGGGTGTGATTCTCTTCGCGCCCCGGTTTGATGATCCAATGCGTCGAGAATCGCTGCCCGAGCGTGTCGCTGTGTTCATAGCCGGTGACGGCCGTCATGCCCGGGACGCAGCACGATAGGCACGGGCCGTGCGCTGCGTGGAGGAGTTCTGCCGCGGTGCTAGTTTCTTTTTGGTCGGGAACCAGCCCGCGCCCTTCGAGCGAAACCATGCCCATCAGGGCCCGCTCGTACAGCGGTTTCATCGCGCCGCTTGCGGCATCATTGCGGACGAAGCTGATATCAACCTTGTGCCGGACGTCGAAGGCGCGGTCCTTGACGTTCAGATTGATGACCTGAGTCGACAGGTCGATGATCTCGTTGGACATGACGGGAATGCCGAATCCCGGCGGAAACTGCACCGACAGTTGTCCCTGTGATAGCGTGAACAGGCGCCCGTCGAGCGGCGTCGTGGACTGGAACAGGTCGTTGTGCCAGTCGCCGTCGAAATCGAAGTTCGTGTGACACATGAACTGCTCGGGCATTGGCGTCACGCCATCTGCGGCAACCATCTGCACGCTACTGCCGGTGATCCAGACCAATTCCGGCTTGGTAGCATCGAGCGATCGCAATTGGCGACTACTCCACGGACCGGTCATCGACTTGTAGATGCGGTCGACGTGATAGATGGGCGAGATGGCTTGCAGCCCCGCGGCAGTCGGCGTGACTTGCCCTTCGTCAGGCACCGGCCCCTCGGCAAGTTCTGGGGACACGGCATCGTGCGCGGCCGCGGCCTGGGGCGCCCGCGAGCAGCCGGCGAGCGACGCCAGGCCGAGGGCGACGCCCAGCCAAAGTACGAGTTGCAGACGGGGACAATCTTGATTCATTTCACGCCTGTTCCGAAACCGGGTGAACCTGCTACGACCCATTGTAGTCTGGCTTAAGGCGGGAACTACGCGCCGGTGGCGTGGGAAACAGGGCAGAGTTTGTCGGACAGAATTTGTTACTCGGAAGTTAAGCCGCACGCCACGGACAACCGATCTAACCCTACGTCCAGTTCAGCGATGAACGACACCATGAGGCTGGAGCCAGACGGCCCGGCAACCGGCTGCAACCCGGTTTAAGTGGGTTCGACTCCCACCGGCCTCTTTGAGATCACGCGTGCCCGGCAGATTCAATCGCCAGCGTGTCTGACACGCGGCCGTCGTTCGGGACCACCCTTCCGCCTGCTTCACAATCGCGGAAGGCTTGCTAAATTCTGGGTCATGACAAGACCTTTGAATTTCGGCATTCTTGGCTGTGCCCGGATCGTTCGCCGGGCCATTGCTGCCGCGCTTGATGCGGCTCCCTCGGCGAAGCTCGCGGCGATTGCCAGTCGCGATCAACAAACCGCACGGGCCTGGGCCGACGAGTACCACATTCCGACGGTGCATGATTCGTACGCGGCGCTGATCGCGGATCCGGCGATCGACGCGGTCTATATTCCGCTCCCCAACGAGCTGCACAAGCCGTGGGTGTTGGCCGCGGCGCAGGCCGGTAAGCATGTGCTGTGCGAGAAGCCGTTGGCGCTCGACGTCGCCGAGGCACAGGAGATGGTCGACGGTTGCCGGCGGCACGGCGTGATCTTGCACGAGGCGTTCATGTGGCGCCACCAGTCGCGCGTGGCGCACGCCCGCAAGATGCTGGCTGGTGGTCAACTGGGCGAGTTGCGTCTGGTGAAGATGGATTTTTCGTTCGACATCGATCGCACCGATTGGCGGCTCGATCCGCAGCGAGCGGGGGGCGCGATTTTCGATATTGGTTGCTATGGCATCAACGCCGCGAGGTTATTCACTGGCTCCGAGCCGGTCGAGATTCATGCTCATGCGCAGCGCTACACGTCGGGCGTGGACATGACGCTGGCGATGCAGCTTCGGTTTCCGCACGGGGTCGTGGCGCTGCTGGATTGCAGCTTCGAATGCCCTTATCGCAATCGAATCGAAATCGTGGGCACGGCCGGTGCTTTGGAACTGCCGGAAGGGGTGCTGCCGCCGCCGGAGACTGAGCTTGTCTATCGGCACGGTGAAGCGACCGATACGATCCGCTTTCCGGTCAGCGACCAGTACGTGGGACAGATCGAATGTTTTTGCGCCAGTGTCGCGGCCGGTCGATTGCTCGAACCGGCCGAAGACGGTCTGGCGAACATGAAGGTCATCGATGCCGTGCGGCGGGCCGCGGGATTGTGTTAATCGATCGTGCCCTCTGAGCAGCAATTCAAACCCTTCGCCGATGCGGGTGAAAGGGTAGGATGAGAGGGAAGCGTCCCCGAGGTTTCCATGCTCGACTTCCTGCAAATTGTCACGACGACCGCGACCAAGGACGAAGCTCAGCGGATTGCCGCGGCGCTTGTCGAGCGCCGCTTGGCAGGCTGTGTGCAAGTGCTGGGGCCCATCACCAGTACCTTTCGTTGGGAAGGGCGCATTCAAACATCCGACGAGTGGCAGTGCGTGGCGAAGACGCGCCACGGGCTGTACGAACTCGTGGAAAAAGCGATTCGCGAATTACATACTTATGACGTGCCCGAGATTCTGGCGACGCCGGTCGTCGCGGGGAGCCAGGCGTATCTCGACTGGTTGAGCGGCGAAATTCTCCCTCCGGCCACCGACCACGAATAACGGCAGAGCAGGGGGGGGCGCGGATGTACAAGTTTCATATCACACTGCACGCTCGCCCCGTCGAAGCTAAACCGGCCGCCTCGATCGAGATCGCCGGGCGAACGATTGTCACGCTCGCGGTGCCGCAAGAGGCGCTCTCGACCTGCTTTCGCGTGACGTTCGAAGAGGCGTCGGCCGCGCTCGCACAATTGCCGCGTCTGTTCATCGAGCCTGATGGCTCGTTCGTGTGGGTATCGTCGTCGGCTAACAACGCGTGGCAGTTGGACGGCGTGTTGTACGATCGTGACGAGCGGCTGCTGTTTGTCGATGTCAAAGGATCGTGCCCACCCGAGGCGTTCGATCAATTCTTGACCGCGCTGTCTTGGCCGGAAACCGACGTGATGATGCAATTGACGCGCGAGGCGGTTTTTGTCGACGAGCCAACGTTCCGGGCCTTTGCTGCGGAATGATTTCTTGTAGGGTGCTCTTTGAGCACCATGAACGACACACGGTCAATGCGGTGCCCACAGGGCACCCTACGTCTACCAAATCTTCAGCGAGGCTTCGAAGAGCTTCGCCAGGTCGTCTTCGCCGGCCGGGCGTGGTGAGAGCTTGGTCACGCGATGTTGCATCACGGCCCCCTTGGCGAGCGCGG
It encodes the following:
- a CDS encoding Gfo/Idh/MocA family oxidoreductase, whose protein sequence is MTRPLNFGILGCARIVRRAIAAALDAAPSAKLAAIASRDQQTARAWADEYHIPTVHDSYAALIADPAIDAVYIPLPNELHKPWVLAAAQAGKHVLCEKPLALDVAEAQEMVDGCRRHGVILHEAFMWRHQSRVAHARKMLAGGQLGELRLVKMDFSFDIDRTDWRLDPQRAGGAIFDIGCYGINAARLFTGSEPVEIHAHAQRYTSGVDMTLAMQLRFPHGVVALLDCSFECPYRNRIEIVGTAGALELPEGVLPPPETELVYRHGEATDTIRFPVSDQYVGQIECFCASVAAGRLLEPAEDGLANMKVIDAVRRAAGLC
- the cutA gene encoding divalent-cation tolerance protein CutA, which produces MLDFLQIVTTTATKDEAQRIAAALVERRLAGCVQVLGPITSTFRWEGRIQTSDEWQCVAKTRHGLYELVEKAIRELHTYDVPEILATPVVAGSQAYLDWLSGEILPPATDHE